The following are from one region of the Advenella mimigardefordensis DPN7 genome:
- a CDS encoding FMN-binding glutamate synthase family protein, whose product MLSLFPVRFLAFFLVILGAVVSLFLGKFVAPAWYVVALVCLLLTAVGIHDLIQPRHSVKRNYPVIGNLRFLLEFIRPELRQYFIESDTDTLPFSRAQRSIVYQRAKQQIDKRPFGTIKNVYGDDYEWVNHSMMPSHIPDRNFRITVGQGQCAQPYDISVFNISAMSFGALSANAIRALNRGAKDGDFAHDTGEGGISRYHLEFGGDLIWNIGSGYFGCRDENGHFSDEAFAQKATLPNVKMIEIKLSQGAKPGHGGILPGAKVTAEIAEARGVTAGVECDSPATHSAFSTPVELLQFVQRLRTLSGGKPVGFKLCVGHPWEWFGIVKAMLETNITPDFIVVDGSEGGTGAAPVEFVDHMGVPLKEALRLVHNALVGAGLRERIKIGASGKIISAFDMLRTLALGADWCNSARGFMFAVGCIQAQACHTGKCPSGVATQDPSRQRAIVVPDKADRVKHFHRNTVHALAELLQAAGLTHPQQLRAHHVARRISSSEVKVLSAIYPELEKGDLLKGNYRLKIFEICWPLAQAHSFQPARAVDLMASEMNTGYQVSEKPAEKDVPVTNLLQPL is encoded by the coding sequence ATGCTGTCGTTATTTCCAGTTCGTTTCCTGGCATTTTTTCTCGTCATTCTTGGGGCAGTGGTCAGCCTGTTCCTTGGTAAGTTTGTTGCTCCTGCATGGTATGTCGTCGCGCTGGTTTGTCTGCTGCTTACGGCTGTCGGCATTCACGATCTTATCCAGCCGCGGCATTCTGTAAAACGCAATTATCCGGTTATTGGCAATTTGCGATTTCTGCTGGAGTTTATTCGGCCGGAATTGCGTCAATACTTCATCGAAAGCGACACCGATACGCTGCCATTTTCGCGCGCTCAGCGCTCTATCGTTTATCAGCGGGCCAAACAGCAAATTGACAAGCGCCCGTTCGGGACGATTAAAAATGTCTACGGCGACGATTACGAATGGGTCAATCATTCCATGATGCCCAGTCATATCCCTGATCGCAATTTCCGAATTACCGTGGGGCAAGGGCAGTGTGCCCAACCTTACGACATATCCGTGTTCAACATTTCTGCAATGAGTTTCGGTGCGCTATCGGCCAACGCCATCCGTGCACTTAACCGCGGCGCCAAAGATGGTGACTTCGCCCATGATACGGGAGAAGGCGGGATCAGCCGCTATCATCTCGAATTCGGCGGTGACCTGATCTGGAACATAGGATCAGGTTACTTTGGCTGTCGGGATGAAAACGGGCACTTTTCTGATGAAGCATTTGCACAGAAGGCGACCTTGCCCAATGTCAAAATGATTGAAATCAAGCTGTCGCAGGGGGCTAAACCCGGGCATGGCGGTATTCTGCCAGGCGCTAAAGTGACCGCCGAGATCGCCGAGGCAAGGGGTGTCACGGCCGGAGTGGAATGCGATTCGCCGGCAACGCATTCGGCATTCAGCACGCCCGTTGAACTATTGCAATTCGTCCAGCGCCTGCGCACGCTCTCTGGCGGCAAACCGGTAGGCTTCAAGCTGTGCGTCGGCCACCCGTGGGAGTGGTTTGGCATCGTCAAGGCCATGCTGGAAACCAATATCACGCCGGATTTTATCGTCGTCGATGGTTCAGAAGGCGGGACGGGGGCTGCGCCTGTGGAGTTCGTCGATCATATGGGCGTACCGCTTAAAGAAGCCTTGCGGCTGGTGCACAATGCGCTGGTTGGTGCCGGATTGCGTGAGCGCATCAAAATCGGTGCGTCGGGAAAAATTATTTCCGCCTTTGATATGCTCAGAACACTGGCGCTGGGCGCGGACTGGTGCAACAGTGCGCGTGGGTTTATGTTTGCCGTGGGATGTATCCAGGCGCAGGCCTGTCATACCGGCAAATGCCCATCCGGCGTGGCTACCCAGGATCCATCGCGGCAGCGTGCCATTGTTGTGCCGGACAAGGCAGACCGGGTCAAACATTTTCATCGCAATACCGTCCATGCGCTGGCTGAGCTGCTCCAGGCTGCAGGCCTGACCCATCCCCAGCAACTTCGGGCGCATCATGTGGCGCGGCGTATATCCAGCTCTGAGGTAAAAGTGCTATCTGCGATTTATCCGGAACTGGAAAAGGGCGATTTGCTCAAAGGCAATTATCGCCTGAAAATATTCGAGATCTGCTGGCCTTTGGCGCAGGCTCATTCGTTTCAGCCCGCACGGGCGGTTGACCTGATGGCGAGCGAAATGAACACGGGGTATCAGGTGAGTGAAAAGCCTGCAGAAAAGGATGTGCCGGTCACGAACCTGCTGCAGCCACTATAA
- a CDS encoding cytochrome b/b6 domain-containing protein, with amino-acid sequence MNNIRVWDLPLRLFHWLLVICVAGAYFCVKSAGITEGWLSETGTDWMTWHSRFGYAVLTLILFRLVWGIIGPYYSRFTQFVVGPRTIAAYLRTAKWTAGHNPLGAWSVIAMLLAFGVQAGSGLFASDDILFEGPLSDLNPALSRFFNSVHHASEWVLIALVVLHLCAIAYYSLLRRQPLIRAMVTGDIPAEQHLPAEQPAQSQDNAATRLRAAIVLLLCAAIVFWLSQF; translated from the coding sequence ATGAATAATATCAGAGTCTGGGATCTGCCATTACGCCTGTTTCACTGGTTGTTGGTTATCTGCGTGGCCGGTGCCTATTTTTGCGTCAAGTCGGCCGGCATTACCGAAGGCTGGTTGTCCGAAACCGGCACAGACTGGATGACCTGGCATTCGCGCTTCGGCTACGCGGTACTTACCCTCATTCTTTTCCGGCTCGTCTGGGGCATCATCGGCCCCTATTACTCACGATTTACTCAATTTGTGGTGGGCCCGCGCACTATTGCCGCCTACTTGCGCACTGCAAAATGGACCGCCGGCCACAACCCCTTAGGCGCCTGGTCGGTCATTGCCATGTTGCTGGCCTTCGGGGTGCAGGCGGGCAGCGGCCTGTTTGCCAGTGATGACATTCTTTTCGAGGGCCCGCTAAGCGATCTGAATCCGGCCTTAAGCCGTTTTTTCAACAGCGTGCATCACGCAAGCGAATGGGTGTTGATTGCACTGGTGGTGTTGCATTTGTGTGCTATCGCTTACTACAGCCTGTTGCGCCGGCAGCCGCTGATACGAGCCATGGTCACGGGAGATATCCCTGCTGAACAGCATCTGCCCGCAGAACAACCGGCGCAGAGCCAGGATAATGCCGCAACCCGCCTACGCGCAGCCATTGTATTGTTGCTCTGCGCTGCTATTGTGTTCTGGCTTTCCCAATTCTGA
- a CDS encoding c-type cytochrome has protein sequence MKSSVVVAATCMALLSLTANAEFLKPKEAQDYRHHGMEFIGDNFKRMGHMVKGEQPYDKEAFAKYANLLKTLAPLPFEAFYKGTEGGDAKDEVFSDPDGFNKAKDKMLVAVERLATEAESGDMSKIKVAFGGVGQSCKACHDNYRKDD, from the coding sequence ATGAAATCATCGGTTGTTGTTGCTGCTACCTGTATGGCCTTGCTGTCCCTGACAGCGAATGCGGAGTTCCTCAAACCCAAGGAAGCGCAGGATTATCGTCATCATGGCATGGAATTTATCGGGGACAATTTCAAACGTATGGGCCATATGGTCAAGGGCGAACAGCCGTACGACAAGGAGGCCTTCGCCAAATACGCCAATCTGCTCAAAACCCTTGCGCCACTGCCGTTTGAAGCTTTCTATAAGGGCACAGAGGGCGGTGATGCCAAAGACGAAGTGTTTTCAGATCCTGATGGTTTTAACAAGGCCAAAGATAAAATGCTGGTTGCAGTAGAGCGGCTTGCCACGGAAGCGGAATCGGGCGACATGAGTAAAATCAAAGTCGCTTTCGGTGGCGTGGGGCAAAGCTGCAAGGCCTGCCATGACAACTACCGCAAGGACGATTAG
- the purB gene encoding adenylosuccinate lyase — protein sequence MNISDSITPLNALSPLDGRYASRAAALRPFLSEAGFMAHRVEVEVSWLIALSQAGLSELPAFSAAAESALRSWVREFSEADAQRIKDIEKKTNHDVKAVEYWLKEKAAGNDELSAAAEFIHFACTSEDINNTSHALMLTRSRDQVIIPALQNLLSMLKDNARQFAQQPMLARTHGQPASPTTMGKEFANVAARLEAAIAAIVAVKPLAKLNGATGNYNAHYSAYPELDWPALSKKVLSDLSLTQNPYTIQIEPHDWMAALFDAIARANTILLDLNRDIWGYIALGYFKQRLREGEVGSSTMPHKVNPIDFENSEGNIGLANAVLKHLSEKLPVSRWQRDLTDSTVLRNLGVALGYCMVAWDSCSKGLGKLELNPQAIDRDIDQCWEVLAEPVQTVMRRHGLPEPYEQLKALTRGRGITEEALRTFVQELQLPEEAKQRLLQMTPRSYIGLAADLAAKI from the coding sequence ATGAATATTTCAGATTCGATTACTCCGCTCAATGCGTTATCTCCGCTGGACGGTCGTTACGCCTCTCGTGCAGCAGCCTTGCGGCCCTTTCTGTCCGAGGCCGGTTTCATGGCGCATCGGGTGGAAGTCGAGGTGTCCTGGCTGATCGCCTTGTCGCAGGCTGGTTTGAGTGAGCTGCCAGCGTTCTCGGCTGCTGCCGAAAGCGCCTTGCGCAGCTGGGTGCGGGAGTTCAGCGAAGCCGATGCCCAGCGCATCAAGGATATTGAGAAAAAAACCAATCACGACGTCAAAGCGGTGGAGTACTGGCTTAAGGAAAAAGCAGCGGGTAATGACGAATTGTCGGCCGCTGCAGAGTTCATCCATTTCGCCTGCACCTCTGAAGATATCAACAATACTTCGCATGCCCTGATGCTGACACGCTCACGTGATCAGGTGATCATTCCTGCCTTGCAGAACCTGTTGTCGATGCTGAAAGATAACGCCCGTCAGTTTGCGCAGCAACCTATGCTGGCCCGCACGCACGGCCAGCCGGCCAGCCCTACAACCATGGGTAAGGAGTTCGCCAATGTGGCGGCGCGCCTGGAAGCGGCAATCGCAGCGATCGTTGCGGTTAAGCCCTTAGCCAAACTCAACGGGGCTACCGGTAACTACAACGCACATTACTCCGCGTATCCGGAACTGGACTGGCCCGCGCTGAGCAAGAAAGTACTGAGCGATTTGTCACTCACGCAGAATCCCTATACCATCCAGATCGAACCCCATGACTGGATGGCTGCGCTGTTTGACGCCATTGCCCGCGCCAACACCATTTTGCTGGATCTGAACCGGGACATCTGGGGCTATATTGCGCTGGGATACTTCAAGCAGCGCCTGCGTGAAGGGGAAGTGGGATCATCCACCATGCCGCACAAGGTTAATCCCATCGATTTTGAAAACTCTGAGGGCAATATCGGGCTGGCCAATGCGGTCCTCAAACACTTATCAGAAAAATTACCGGTATCGCGGTGGCAGCGTGACCTGACCGATTCCACCGTTCTGCGCAATCTGGGCGTGGCCTTAGGCTACTGCATGGTGGCCTGGGATTCATGCAGCAAGGGACTGGGTAAGCTCGAACTCAATCCGCAGGCCATTGATCGTGATATTGATCAATGCTGGGAAGTGCTGGCCGAGCCAGTGCAAACCGTGATGCGCCGCCATGGCCTGCCTGAGCCCTATGAGCAACTGAAAGCGCTGACGCGTGGCCGTGGCATTACCGAGGAAGCGCTGCGCACCTTTGTGCAGGAACTGCAATTGCCCGAAGAAGCCAAACAGCGCCTGCTGCAGATGACGCCGCGCAGTTATATCGGCCTGGCAGCAGACCTGGCTGCGAAAATCTGA
- the mnmA gene encoding tRNA 2-thiouridine(34) synthase MnmA: MTEQSSVKPRVVVGMSGGVDSSVSAWLLKEQGYEVIGLFMKNWEDDDDSEYCSTRQDWLDAASVADLVGVDIEAVNFSADYKDRVFSEFLREYSAGRTPNPDVLCNAEIKFKAFLDHALTLGADYIATGHYARVRAVQRQGATEYELLKGLDASKDQSYFLHRLNQAQLSKALFPLGEINKTEVRQIAHKLGLPNAAKKDSTGICFIGERPFREFLNRYLPTNPGPILTDDGQEIGQHHGLAFYTLGQRKGLGIGGIKGRQNDDGIADAWYVARKDLQNNTLYVVSGHDHPWLLQHDVLADEVSWVAGHAPVAGTYGAKTRYRQADAPCELVPGSDPARLHLKFPQAQWAVTPGQSSVLYDGDVCLGGGIIA, translated from the coding sequence ATGACTGAACAATCTTCTGTAAAACCTCGTGTAGTGGTGGGTATGTCTGGCGGCGTCGATTCGTCGGTCAGCGCCTGGCTGCTCAAAGAGCAGGGTTATGAAGTCATCGGCCTTTTCATGAAAAACTGGGAAGACGACGATGATTCTGAATACTGCTCAACCCGTCAGGACTGGCTCGATGCAGCCAGCGTGGCTGATCTGGTCGGCGTAGACATCGAAGCGGTGAATTTTTCGGCCGACTATAAGGATAGGGTGTTTTCGGAATTTCTCCGGGAATATTCTGCAGGCCGTACGCCCAATCCCGATGTTCTGTGTAATGCTGAAATCAAGTTCAAGGCGTTTCTTGACCATGCGCTGACCCTGGGGGCGGATTACATCGCCACGGGGCATTATGCGCGTGTGCGGGCAGTGCAGCGGCAGGGCGCCACTGAATATGAACTGCTCAAGGGGCTGGATGCCAGCAAGGACCAGAGCTATTTCCTGCATCGCCTCAATCAGGCGCAACTGTCCAAGGCCCTGTTCCCATTAGGTGAAATCAACAAAACCGAAGTGCGTCAGATTGCCCACAAACTCGGCTTGCCCAATGCCGCCAAAAAAGATTCCACCGGCATCTGCTTTATTGGCGAACGTCCTTTCAGGGAGTTCCTGAATCGCTATTTGCCAACCAACCCGGGTCCCATTCTGACTGATGATGGCCAGGAAATCGGACAGCATCACGGGCTTGCCTTCTATACCCTGGGACAGCGCAAGGGGCTGGGCATTGGTGGTATCAAAGGCCGTCAGAACGATGACGGCATTGCCGACGCCTGGTATGTGGCCCGCAAGGATCTGCAAAACAACACGCTGTATGTCGTGTCCGGTCACGATCACCCCTGGCTCCTGCAGCACGACGTGCTTGCCGACGAAGTCAGCTGGGTGGCCGGTCATGCCCCGGTCGCGGGCACGTATGGGGCCAAGACACGTTATCGGCAGGCAGACGCGCCGTGCGAGCTGGTCCCGGGTAGTGACCCGGCTCGATTGCATTTGAAATTTCCGCAGGCGCAGTGGGCGGTCACGCCCGGCCAGTCCAGCGTTTTGTACGACGGTGATGTCTGCCTGGGTGGCGGCATTATTGCCTGA
- the glcF gene encoding glycolate oxidase subunit GlcF: MQTNLADWAKNSSYGEEVDAILRKCVHCGFCSATCPSYQILGDERDSPRGRIYLIKEIVEGKEPTSITQKHLDQCLTCHNCETTCPSGVQYGHLVDIGRELVAERVVRTPADRFRRTLLAAGLNSQVFAPAVKLGRMLRSFMPATLAAKLPEARPAGALPAGRHQRQVLVPLGCVQPALMPSIDAATIRVLDAAGISSVDVSRNTCCGAVNFHLDKVKNSIAQMKSNIDAWVPLLESGQVEAVIMNASGCGAFVKEYPFYLRNEPDYLEKARYLVQHVKDIAEVIAPEAASLKARFKRPLPASAAFHPPCTLQHWQGLRPLTESLLRELGFDLKAFGEANLCCGSAGTYSVLQPEIATGLRDRKLESIGKTSPSVIITSNMGCMSHLQTGTQTPVRHWVEVVDAALSA; this comes from the coding sequence ATGCAGACCAATCTTGCCGACTGGGCAAAAAACAGCAGCTATGGCGAAGAAGTGGACGCAATTTTACGCAAATGCGTGCATTGCGGTTTTTGTTCTGCCACCTGTCCAAGTTATCAGATTCTTGGTGACGAGCGCGACAGCCCGCGCGGACGAATTTATCTGATCAAGGAAATTGTTGAGGGCAAGGAACCCACCAGCATCACCCAGAAACATCTGGATCAATGCCTGACCTGCCATAATTGCGAAACCACCTGCCCATCGGGCGTGCAGTACGGCCATCTGGTCGATATCGGCCGTGAACTGGTGGCGGAACGCGTCGTGCGTACCCCGGCAGACCGCTTTCGGCGCACGCTGCTGGCGGCAGGCCTGAACTCACAGGTGTTTGCACCTGCGGTGAAACTGGGCCGCATGCTGCGCTCGTTCATGCCCGCCACCCTGGCGGCCAAACTGCCGGAAGCCCGTCCGGCAGGCGCGTTGCCGGCTGGGCGCCATCAGCGCCAGGTGCTGGTGCCGCTGGGATGTGTTCAGCCCGCGCTAATGCCGTCGATCGATGCTGCCACCATCAGGGTTCTGGATGCTGCCGGGATTTCGTCGGTTGATGTCAGTCGCAATACCTGCTGCGGCGCTGTCAACTTCCACCTGGATAAGGTCAAAAACAGTATTGCTCAAATGAAGAGCAATATTGATGCCTGGGTACCGCTGCTGGAATCCGGTCAGGTTGAAGCCGTTATTATGAATGCGTCGGGTTGTGGCGCCTTTGTCAAAGAATACCCGTTTTATTTGCGTAACGAACCGGACTATCTGGAAAAAGCACGCTATCTGGTTCAGCATGTCAAGGATATTGCCGAAGTGATCGCGCCCGAAGCGGCGAGCCTGAAGGCCAGGTTCAAGCGGCCATTACCGGCCTCGGCGGCCTTTCATCCTCCCTGTACGCTTCAGCACTGGCAGGGGCTGCGTCCGCTGACGGAATCCTTGCTGCGCGAACTGGGATTTGATCTCAAGGCGTTTGGCGAGGCCAATCTGTGCTGCGGTTCTGCGGGCACGTATTCGGTCCTGCAACCGGAGATCGCAACAGGCCTGCGTGACCGCAAGCTGGAATCTATCGGCAAAACGTCGCCTTCTGTCATCATCACTTCGAATATGGGTTGTATGTCGCATCTGCAAACCGGCACCCAGACTCCCGTACGGCACTGGGTAGAGGTGGTGGATGCGGCCTTAAGCGCGTAG
- the glcE gene encoding glycolate oxidase subunit GlcE: MKFIKEDLAEQVAAAVAGRKQIVIRGGGTKAFYGNAIAETEQLVELDVTPYTGISSYEPSELVMTARCGTLLSEIEAALDEQNQRLAWEPPHFGERATIGGAIATGLAGPGRMAAGGASDFVLGTVLLNAEGQQLRFGGTVMKNVAGYDMSRLLTGSMGVFGPILEVSFKVLPKPICEVTLQRHCSLKEAFECFGQWQAKALGISASAWIPEGDTQQGVLYLRVSGAEPAVRQACGVVGGEQVDEQIAKDLWRSLREHTHPFFGDTVWRVAVPPLADTVNESVPLLEWGGAQRWLRQVSDVTNIRHAAAQRGGHATLFRAGTGVSQPVDGVFQPVSAGVAAITRRLKSNLDPLGTFYSGRLFRNI; encoded by the coding sequence ATGAAATTCATTAAAGAAGATCTGGCCGAACAGGTTGCCGCCGCCGTGGCAGGTCGCAAGCAGATTGTCATTCGTGGCGGTGGCACCAAGGCATTCTATGGTAATGCCATTGCCGAAACGGAACAGCTGGTAGAACTGGACGTGACTCCTTATACCGGGATCAGCAGTTATGAACCGTCAGAACTGGTGATGACTGCCCGTTGCGGTACCTTGCTGAGTGAGATTGAAGCCGCGCTGGATGAACAGAATCAGCGCCTGGCATGGGAACCGCCACATTTTGGCGAACGGGCGACCATTGGCGGTGCGATTGCCACCGGGCTGGCGGGTCCGGGTCGCATGGCTGCCGGCGGCGCCAGTGACTTTGTACTGGGTACCGTGCTGCTGAATGCCGAAGGGCAGCAATTGCGATTTGGCGGCACCGTGATGAAGAATGTGGCGGGCTATGATATGTCGCGTTTGCTCACCGGCTCCATGGGCGTATTCGGCCCTATCCTGGAAGTGTCGTTCAAGGTATTGCCCAAACCGATTTGTGAAGTCACGCTGCAGCGTCACTGCTCCCTGAAAGAAGCCTTTGAGTGTTTTGGCCAGTGGCAGGCCAAAGCGCTGGGTATCAGTGCGTCAGCCTGGATCCCAGAGGGAGATACCCAGCAGGGGGTGCTGTATTTGCGTGTATCCGGCGCAGAACCTGCCGTCAGGCAGGCTTGTGGCGTTGTGGGTGGTGAGCAGGTGGACGAACAGATCGCGAAGGACTTGTGGCGATCACTCAGGGAACATACCCATCCGTTTTTTGGCGATACCGTCTGGCGCGTAGCGGTGCCGCCCCTGGCCGATACGGTCAACGAGTCGGTCCCGCTACTGGAGTGGGGCGGCGCGCAACGCTGGCTGAGACAGGTGAGCGACGTGACCAATATTCGCCATGCCGCAGCCCAGCGCGGCGGGCACGCGACATTATTTCGTGCCGGTACGGGCGTCAGCCAACCGGTAGATGGTGTGTTCCAGCCTGTCAGTGCCGGGGTTGCAGCCATTACCCGCCGTCTCAAGAGCAATCTGGACCCGCTGGGTACATTTTATTCTGGCCGGTTATTCAGGAATATTTAA
- a CDS encoding FAD-linked oxidase C-terminal domain-containing protein has product MDVSAQLRQAPQVAESGPDFSELIAELHRALPAHCVLSRVEEKKPFECDGLTLFKEMPGVVVLPETEEQIIHVLKTCKKLGVPVVPRGAGTGLSGGATPHSQGVLLGVSKLNKIKHIDPRAATAIVEPGVRNLAVSEAAAAYGLYYAPDPSSQIACSIGGNIAENAGGVHCLKYGLTVHNVIRLRIVTIDGDIIELGADAPDAPGLNLLPAFIGSEGMLGIVTEVKVKLIPKPQLARVVMASFASVEAAGEAVKNIIGSGIIPAGLEMMDKRATHMVEPFVKAGYDLDAEAILLCESDGTEAEVEDEILRMEKVFSDCGATRLQISNSEEERLRFWAGRKNAFPAAGRISPDYYCMDGTIPKNQLAHVLNEMVRMEEKYQLGCANVFHAGDGNLHPLILFDANDPDSVQRAEDFGAEILELCIKVGGTVTGEHGVGLEKINQMCSQFTREELDAFTALKKAFDPDMLLNPTKQIPTLNRCAEYGRMHVHGGQIAFPDIERF; this is encoded by the coding sequence ATGGATGTGAGTGCGCAACTGCGGCAGGCACCGCAGGTCGCTGAAAGCGGGCCGGATTTTTCTGAACTGATCGCTGAACTGCATCGCGCACTGCCGGCGCATTGTGTGCTGTCTCGCGTGGAAGAAAAAAAGCCATTTGAATGCGATGGGCTGACGCTTTTCAAGGAAATGCCAGGTGTGGTTGTGCTTCCGGAAACCGAGGAGCAAATCATTCACGTTCTGAAAACCTGTAAGAAGCTGGGTGTGCCCGTGGTGCCGCGTGGCGCCGGCACAGGCCTGTCCGGTGGTGCCACGCCGCATTCTCAGGGCGTGCTGCTGGGAGTATCCAAGCTCAACAAGATTAAACATATTGATCCGCGAGCAGCGACCGCCATCGTTGAACCTGGTGTGCGCAATCTGGCCGTGTCCGAAGCGGCCGCAGCCTACGGTCTGTATTATGCGCCAGACCCGTCCAGCCAGATTGCCTGTTCCATTGGTGGCAATATTGCCGAGAATGCCGGCGGCGTGCACTGCCTTAAATACGGCCTGACGGTTCATAATGTGATCCGCTTGCGGATCGTGACCATTGACGGTGACATTATTGAACTGGGTGCAGATGCACCCGACGCGCCGGGCCTGAATCTGCTGCCGGCCTTTATTGGTTCGGAAGGGATGCTGGGTATTGTGACTGAAGTCAAGGTCAAGCTCATTCCCAAGCCGCAACTGGCTCGCGTGGTCATGGCCAGCTTCGCTTCTGTTGAAGCAGCCGGCGAGGCCGTCAAGAATATTATCGGCTCGGGCATCATTCCTGCCGGGCTTGAAATGATGGATAAACGGGCCACTCACATGGTCGAGCCTTTTGTGAAGGCGGGTTATGACCTGGATGCCGAGGCGATTCTGCTATGCGAATCGGACGGTACCGAGGCCGAAGTTGAAGACGAAATTCTGAGGATGGAAAAAGTCTTTTCCGATTGCGGAGCAACCCGTTTGCAAATCTCCAATTCTGAAGAGGAACGCCTGCGTTTCTGGGCGGGGCGTAAAAATGCCTTCCCGGCTGCCGGCCGTATCTCTCCAGACTACTACTGTATGGACGGCACCATTCCGAAAAACCAGTTGGCCCATGTTCTCAATGAAATGGTGCGAATGGAAGAGAAATATCAACTGGGCTGCGCTAACGTGTTCCATGCGGGCGATGGCAATTTGCATCCGCTTATTCTGTTCGATGCCAATGATCCCGATTCAGTGCAGCGCGCTGAAGATTTCGGCGCCGAGATTCTGGAGCTGTGCATCAAGGTGGGCGGCACGGTGACAGGTGAGCATGGCGTGGGTCTGGAAAAAATCAACCAGATGTGTTCGCAATTTACGCGGGAAGAACTGGATGCCTTCACCGCACTTAAAAAAGCGTTCGATCCCGATATGCTGCTGAATCCGACCAAACAGATTCCGACACTGAATCGCTGCGCCGAATATGGCCGTATGCATGTCCATGGTGGTCAGATCGCTTTTCCCGATATCGAACGTTTCTAA
- the aroG gene encoding 3-deoxy-7-phosphoheptulonate synthase AroG, translating to MSYNTDDLRIREIKELSPPSHLMREFTCSAQVSGLVHDTREAIHRILHAADDRLVVIIGPCSIHDPVAAREYVKRLKEQRDRFRDDLEIVMRVYFEKPRTTVGWKGLINDPDLDGSFNINKGVRLARELLLEVNESGVPAGCEFLDMITPQYIADLVSWGAIGARTTESQVHRELASGLSCPVGFKNGTDGNIKIAIDAINAASQPHHFLSVTKGGHSAIVSTVGNDDCHVILRGGKAPNYDAEHINLMSEQLSKSGLASRIMIDASHANSNKKYENQPRVIDDVAQQIEAGDHRIFGVMVESHLVAGRQDLKEGVELTYGQSITDGCIGWDASVQVLERLAQAVRTRREQKTDINS from the coding sequence GTGTCCTACAATACTGACGATTTACGTATCCGCGAAATTAAAGAGCTTAGCCCGCCGTCTCATCTGATGCGTGAATTTACCTGTTCAGCTCAGGTGTCCGGCCTGGTGCATGATACGCGCGAGGCAATCCATCGCATTCTGCATGCGGCCGATGACCGGCTGGTGGTTATTATTGGTCCGTGTTCCATTCACGATCCGGTTGCCGCACGCGAATACGTAAAGCGTCTGAAGGAACAGCGTGATCGCTTCCGCGATGATCTGGAAATCGTCATGCGTGTGTACTTTGAAAAGCCTCGTACCACTGTGGGCTGGAAAGGCCTGATCAACGACCCAGATCTGGACGGCAGCTTCAACATCAATAAGGGTGTGCGTCTGGCTCGCGAATTACTGCTGGAAGTGAACGAAAGCGGCGTGCCTGCAGGCTGCGAATTTCTGGACATGATTACGCCTCAATATATTGCCGATCTGGTGTCCTGGGGGGCTATCGGTGCGCGTACAACAGAAAGCCAGGTGCATCGCGAACTGGCTTCTGGTCTATCCTGCCCGGTTGGCTTCAAGAATGGAACCGATGGCAACATCAAGATCGCCATCGACGCCATTAATGCTGCCTCGCAGCCACACCATTTTCTGTCAGTGACCAAGGGTGGGCATTCGGCCATTGTTTCTACCGTGGGTAATGACGATTGTCATGTCATTCTGCGTGGTGGCAAGGCACCGAATTATGACGCTGAGCATATCAATCTGATGTCTGAGCAATTGTCCAAGTCAGGGCTGGCAAGTCGAATCATGATTGATGCCAGTCATGCCAACAGCAATAAGAAATATGAAAATCAGCCGCGAGTGATCGATGATGTGGCGCAGCAGATCGAAGCGGGCGATCATCGTATTTTCGGCGTGATGGTCGAGAGTCATTTGGTGGCGGGTCGTCAGGATCTGAAAGAGGGTGTTGAGCTTACCTACGGTCAAAGCATCACCGACGGCTGCATCGGCTGGGATGCCTCGGTTCAGGTGCTGGAACGTCTGGCCCAGGCCGTGCGCACGCGTCGTGAACAGAAAACGGATATCAATAGCTGA